The genomic region TCTCAGCAACGATTTTAAGAACATCTTGAAATCGGCGGATTTGATCTTGAATAACGCCGAGACGATTTGCCTCGTACTCCAAGGCCGCCTGAAATGGGACCCATAGCCGGTCTTTGATTTTCGTAAAAATTAAAAGCAATTCTTCTCGGGGCTTTTCAGGGTATCGGTGCAAATCTAGCAAGACATTTGCGTCGAGGACAAAAGTGCAGTCTGCCCAAGATGAATTTAATTCGGTGGTGCTTAGCCGATAGTAGCCCCGGAACAGGTCGCGCATCTGGCTTGACATGAATTGACGGTAGCAGTTCTTGCTCTTGGATTCTAGAGATGAGTCCGGTGAGTTACTCTGGATTTCCCTGCGTCTTTCGCTCGTCATGGCCGGGTTCCCTCAAGCAAGGGCGAAGCCGGAGGCGGGGAGCCTGCCCTGTGCCGCGACGGTGGAGCCGAAGAAGGAGCACACACCACGATGGGACTGGGCCGGGTTGCTACGCAGGACGTTCGCCCTGGACTTGTTGGCTTGCTTGAGGTGTAGAGGCAGGCGGGGGGTCTTGGCGGGCCGTGAAGGGAGCAGGAGGGGTGAGAGCGAGTCTGGAGCACCGAAGCCGTGCGCCAGCACTCCGCACTCCAGGTACCGGGCGTGCGTCCCGCTCCACGTACCGGGGCAGTCCGCGCCCCACCTCGCTCGCCTCCTCCAGCTGCGTGGCCAGGTTGTCCTTCACCACCTCGTACAGCACCGTCCCTTCCGGCTGCCTCCGCCGGTACGCCCACCCGCGCTCCTCCACCTGCTCCTCCCCTGCCACACCTTGCCAGGGCACACGTTCCTGTCCGCCTCCCACGGGGTTCTCGTGAGCCCTGGGCGACCGGGGAGCTCAGGCCGCTGGCGTCCAAGCAGATTGCCCCTGTTGTGCCGCATGTGCCCCCAGTGTGACCCTCCAGCGGGGGATTGAACGGGACGAGACGGGACGAGACGGGACGGAGCAGAGGAACGAGCCGAAGTGAGATCAAGGCGTTAGCCGGTAACAGCGCGACCTGCTTGGGGTTTTGCTTCCGCCTTGACGCGGGTTCGATTCCCGCCGCCTCCATCCCGAGAAGCCCAGCGATCCACCGGGAAATGGGACCTGTGGACGACGAGAGGTCGCATCCACGGTCGAGACGTCCGCGCACACCTTCCCAGCGGGCGCACCGTGCCGATCTGCCTCGAACTGGGCAACCAGGGCGACTTGGGCTCGCCAACGGAACGGTGAAGGGGCCATGATGGGGCACTCTAGAACCGACTCATTCATCCACACGCCATCCACCATCCCCTTCCCGCGATTCTCACTCCCTGTGGCAGTGGGCGTTAACCTGGCCTGGTGACGTTGTGGCTTGGAGAGCCATATGAGCAAAGTCTACGTGAATGGCCGGACTGCCGCGCACAAGGGCGATAATCAGGTCAACACGGGGGCGGTCCCAGACGTATGCAAGACGCCCTCTCCTGGGGGACCCGTACCCATTCCCTATGTGAATGTGGCGCGAGATAGTGACCTCTCCAACGGAAGCAAGTCGGTAAGTATCGCGGGAAACCCTGTTGCTCTCGCAAACTCGAATCTCAGCACGAGCAGCGGCGACGAGCCCGGGACGGCAGGCGGAGGCCTCATCTCCTCGAAAACGAAAGGGAAGATGACCTGGGGCAGCTATAGCATCGACGTCAAGATGGAAGGGAAAGGCGTAGCCCGGTTCCTGGATGTCACCCAGCACAATGGTAACACCTTCAACACAGCCTTCACTCAACAGGGTGGCACAGGATTGGCCTATGGAGACGACCCAGTCGAGGGAAGGACCAAGTGCCCGATATGCAAGAAGCCAAAACCAGACCATCGCATCCTGGAGACACAGGTCGTTCGAGGTAAAGCCCGGGACCTGCTGCGGGCGCTCATGACCGTCGCGAAGGAAAAGGGGCTCGGACACACTCTCAAGCTCGATGATGATGGATTGCCTCGCAACGGCTACATGATTGGAGTTCTCACCTGCAAAGGTGGGCAGAAGATCTACGCCGCCATGTCCGGCAGGGCCCCTTATATTGACGGGTTCAAGGACGCAGTGCGCTTGTTGCAGGCCAAAGACAGCAGATGGACGCTCTGCGAGCCCCTCGGGCCAACCAGTGTCATCCGAAATCCCCGGGGTGACGAGATCCCAATTGCCAAGATGCCGGTGGTTCCGGGTGGCAAGCCAGCAGGCGCCTGCGCAGCCCCGCAGCTCCTCCAAAACGCACAAGACCCACAAGCGGGTGGACATATTCCTGGCGCCATGTCCGAGATCTGGTACCGCCCGCGGGTTCTCAAGCGCCATACTCAAGGGCAGCAGAGCGTCAAAGTGATCTTCTTCAAGAATGGCAAGCAGATTACCTCGGCATTCGCCCATGGCGAGAGTGTTCCCTCATGCAAGACGTGCCAGAATCATCTGACGCAGATGCTATGTGACATGAATGAGAAGACTTGCCCCTGACGCCTCCTGGAATGAAGCAACTGCGACACCTTGACTCCACAATGGGTGAGAGATGATGAAGGAACTCATCGAGTTCATCAGCCGGTACGACGCGGGATATGCCGGCACGATTCGCGGAGCGAGCGCCGGGGAGGTGTCTGAGCTCGAGCGTTTGGTGGGCCGTAGGCTCCCTGGCAGGTATCAGGAGTTTCTGCGACACATGGGGCGCAGCATGGGCGACTTCGTCGTCCCCGAGACAAACTTCCTCATCGACCGGATCCTGCGCTTCTATCGAGGAAAAGCCCGTGACAGGATTCCGCAGCGGTACATCTTCATTGCTGCCCACGAGGAGGACCCTTACAGCAGCTACTACTATGATTGTGGTTCATCCGCGGAGGCGGACGACTACAAGATCATCCGGGCGGAGCTTGGGGAAGACTTCGCGAATGCCGACATGCTCTCGCTGGCCTTTCCGTCACTCCAGGACATGTTGTTCCTGTTCGCCTTCCAAGTGAAGAGAATGTACTTGCTGCCTCATCGAGCGTTCTTGCAGACCTCCTGGGGAACCGCGGCGCACGAGCCAGGAGAAGCGGGGACACTGACTCTGGAAGGACTCGAGGGGATCATGCCTCAGCTCGGCTTCCAGAGGCTTCCTTACACCAGCGTCATGAACCCACTGTTCGATCGGGCTGATGCGGCTTTCTATGCGCATCGTGCCTCTGACACAGGCGGCCTGAGTGCAGAGCTAGCGGCCTCACATGAGAAGGAGCACAGCCGGCTCCTGGAAATCATCAAGGACAATACGTTGCTGACCTGACAGCGTCCCCCGAACAATCAGCCTACCGCCAGGGTCGCGCCAGTTCGCCAGACGTCTTCCAGGGGCAGTTCCACCTCCGGGAGGACGGGCCGCAGCTCCGGGTGGAGCGAGGCCAGCGCGCAAGGCAGCGCCGCCACCCCCTGATGGGCGGCCACCGCGCCCGCCACGGCCACGGCCGCGTTGCTGCGAAAGGCGAAGCGCCC from Hyalangium gracile harbors:
- a CDS encoding SMI1/KNR4 family protein, which encodes MMKELIEFISRYDAGYAGTIRGASAGEVSELERLVGRRLPGRYQEFLRHMGRSMGDFVVPETNFLIDRILRFYRGKARDRIPQRYIFIAAHEEDPYSSYYYDCGSSAEADDYKIIRAELGEDFANADMLSLAFPSLQDMLFLFAFQVKRMYLLPHRAFLQTSWGTAAHEPGEAGTLTLEGLEGIMPQLGFQRLPYTSVMNPLFDRADAAFYAHRASDTGGLSAELAASHEKEHSRLLEIIKDNTLLT
- a CDS encoding PAAR-like domain-containing protein, whose amino-acid sequence is MSKVYVNGRTAAHKGDNQVNTGAVPDVCKTPSPGGPVPIPYVNVARDSDLSNGSKSVSIAGNPVALANSNLSTSSGDEPGTAGGGLISSKTKGKMTWGSYSIDVKMEGKGVARFLDVTQHNGNTFNTAFTQQGGTGLAYGDDPVEGRTKCPICKKPKPDHRILETQVVRGKARDLLRALMTVAKEKGLGHTLKLDDDGLPRNGYMIGVLTCKGGQKIYAAMSGRAPYIDGFKDAVRLLQAKDSRWTLCEPLGPTSVIRNPRGDEIPIAKMPVVPGGKPAGACAAPQLLQNAQDPQAGGHIPGAMSEIWYRPRVLKRHTQGQQSVKVIFFKNGKQITSAFAHGESVPSCKTCQNHLTQMLCDMNEKTCP